The nucleotide window GCCCTGGACAGCTTTGGCCGGGTTGATGTGCTGGTGAACAATGCAGGTATCCTGCGTGACAAGACGTTCCATAAAATGGACGACAGCGACTGGGAGCAGGTTTACCAGGTGCATGTCGAAGGGGCCTACAAGGTCACCCGGGCTGCCTGGCCACACCTGCGCGAGCAGAACTGGGGGCGGGTGATCTTCACCGCTTCTACCTCTGGCATTTACGGCAATTTCGGTCAAGCCAACTACGGCATGGCCAAGCTGGGCTTGTACGGGCTGACCCGCACCCTGGCGATCGAAGGGCGCAAGCACGGCATCCTGGTCAACGCCATCGCCCCCACCGGTGGCACGCGCATGACCGAAGGGCTGATCCCGCCCCAGGTATTCGAGCGGCTCAAGCCCGAGCTGGTCAGCCCGCTGGTGGTGTACCTGGGCAGCGAGCAGTGCCAGGGCACGGGTGAGCTGTTCGAGGTAGGCGGCGGCTGGGTGGGCAAGGTGCGTTGGGAGCGCAGCCTGGGGGTGGGCTTCGATCCGCGCGAAGGCTTTACCCCGGAGCAGGTGGCCGAGAACTGGGCCCGGATCGGTGACTTTGACGGGGCGGTGCATCCGCAGGACAGTTTGCAGGCGCTGCAGCAGATGATGGCGAACCTGCAGAAGTACCCGCTGAGCTGAAGTTCTACTGTCTGTGTTGGCCTCTTCGCGGGCTTGCCCGCTCCCACAGAGATCTCACTGCCCTCAGGCCTGGTGATATTCCCTGTGGGAGCGGGCAAGCCCGCGAAGAGGCCGGCACAGGCGGAAGATTTTTCAGGCAAAAAAAAGGCCGCTGCAAGCCGCAGCGGCCAATCGAGACGTCAGATCAAGGAGCTTCAAAATCTACGTCGGTGAACCTCGCAGGCATGAAAAGCGGGGGGAGAGCCCTTCATGCCGGCCAGTGAGTCAAGAATAAGCGCTTGATCCCATGGGAAAAATAGCGGCTTATGACATTCACCTTTACGTATCGGGCAATAGTGCCGCAGGCGCTCAGGCAGCGGGCGAGTAGCCCATGCGCCAGCTGGTTTCCCGCGCAGCCGCCAGCAGCCGTTGCGCCGCAGGGCCATGTTCGTCGGCGTGGAAGATCGACGTCGGCCCGACCACGGTCATCACCGCCGCAACCTGCCCCATGGCATTGAACACGGGCGCCGACAGCGCATCCACGCCCGGCATCAGCAGCCCGTGCACATGGTGCAGGCCGCGTTCGCGAATGCCCGCCAATACCGCCTGGTAATCGTCGGCACTCTGCTGCAGGGCGGCCAGTTCCCGGTCACGCAACTCCACGGTCTCGCGTTCCGGCAGGTAGGCGGCGAACACCAGGCCGGTGGACGAGGTGAGCAGCGGCAGCACCGAGCCCATCTGCGTGACCACGGTAACTGCACGCACCGCAGGTTCGATGCTGACCACGGTTGCGCCCTGGTTGCCCCACACCGCAATGAAGCAGCTCTCGTTCAGTTCATCGCGCAGCTGCGACAGCGGCAGTGCGGCAATCTTCAGCACATCGATGCTGCCCAGCGCCGCCAGCCCCACCCGCAAGGCCTCACGGCCCAGGCCGTAATGGTTGGTGGCCGCATCCTGCTCGGCAAAGCCGCTGGCAATCAGCGCCTGCAGGTAGCGGTGCACCTTGCTCGCCGGCATCTGCACATGTTCCGACAGGCGCGACAGCGAGGTGGAGGGGGAGAGTTCGGCAAGGGCTTTGAGGATGTCTGTGCCAACCTCCGCCGAGCGGACTTTCTGCTTGCCGTTGTCGGCGGAGGAGCTGGCTTTGGTCATGGACATCTGCTTCCGGATTCTTCGAGTCGCGCCTTTATAGCTTGACGCCATGCCCGTAGCAAATTACGTTATTCGTAATCTGATTACGATAAAAACAATGCAGACGCGCTGTCACCCCGCATCGGGCCAGCAGCCAGCTGCCAGCAACGGCTCGGTCAGAGCCCGGAGGCATCGATGATTCGCGACACATCACCCGACCTTCACTACCTCAGCGGCTTCGGCAACGAGTTTGCCAGCGAAGCGCTGCCGGGTGCCTTGCCGGTCGGGCAGAACTCGCCGCAGAAGGCGCCTTATGGGCTGTACGCCGAATTGCTCTCGGGCACGGCGTTCACCATGGCCCGCAGCGAGCTGCGTCGTACCTGGCTGTATCGCATTCGCCCGTCTGCATTGCACCCGCGCTTCGAGCGGCTGGCGCGCCAGCCGCTGACCGCGCCGCTGGGGGCCATCAACCCCAACCGCTTGCGCTGGAGCCCCCAGCCCATACCTGCCGAGCCCACCGATTTCATCGAAGGCTGGCTGCCCATGGTGGCCAACGCCCCGGCGCAGAAACCGGCCGGCGTGAGCATCTACATCTACTGCGCCAACCGTTCCATGGAGCGAGTGTTCTTCAACGCCGACGGTGAACTGCTGCTGGTGCCGGAACAGGGCCGCCTGCGCATTGCCACCGAACTGGGTGTAATGGAAGTCGGCCCCCTGGAAATCGCGGTGATTCCGCGCGGCATGAAGTTCCGCGTCGAACTGCTCGACGGCCAGGCCCGTGGCTATCTCGCCGAAAACCACGGTGCACCGCTGCGTATTCCGGAGCTGGGCCCGATTGGCAGCAACGGCCTGGCCAACCCGCGCGACTTCCTCACCCCGGTGGCGCACTACGAAGAGGCCGAAGGGCCGGTGCAACTGGTGCAGAAGTTCCTCGGCGAGCACTGGGCCTGCGAACTGCAGCACTCGCCGCTGGATGTGGTTGCCTGGCACGGCAGCAACGTGCCGTACAAATACGACCTGCGCCGTTTCAACACCATCGGTACCGTCAGCTTCGACCATCCGGACCCGTCGATCTTCACCGTGCTGACTTCGCCGACCAGCGTGCATGGCCTGGCCAACATGGACTTCGTGATCTTCCCGCCGCGCTGGATGGTGGCCGAGAACACCTTCCGTCCGCCATGGTTCCACCGCAACCTCATGAACGAGTTCATGGGCCTGATCAGCGGTGCCTACGATGCCAAGGCCGAGGGTTTCCTGCCCGGTGGTGCCTCGCTGCACGGGGTGATGAGCGCCCACGGCCCCGACGCCGAAACCTGCGAAAAAGCCATTGCCGCCGACCTGGCGCCGCACAAGATCGACAACACCATGGCCTTCATGTTCGAGACCAGCCAAGTGCTGCGCCCGAGCCAGCGGGCCCTTGAATGCCCGCAATTGCAGGCCGACTACGATAGTTGCTGGGCCACCTTGCCGAGCACCTTCAACCCGAACCGGAGATAACCGATGAACCACACTGCCAATGCCCGTAGCTGGGTCGAGCACGCCAACGGGCACAGCGACTTCCCGCTGCAGAACCTGCCAATGGGTATCTTCAGCCGGCCGGGTGAAGCCAGGCGCTGTGGCGTGGCCATCGGCGACGCGATCCTTGACCTGGAGGCGGTACTGGCCGCCGGCCTGTTCGACGGCGCCGCCAAGGCCGCCGTGGAAGCCACCCGTGGTGGTGCACTGAACGCATTCTTCGCGCTGGGCCGCAGCGCCCGTGTCGCCCTGCGCGAGCGCTTGCAGGTGCTGCTTGGCGAACACAGCGAACACCAGGCGGCGCTGCAAGCCGCGCTGTACCCGGCCAGTGCCTGCCAGTTGCATGTACCTGCGCAGATCGGTGACTACACCGACTTCTACGTGGGCATCGAGCACGCAAAAAACGTGGGTAAGCTGTTCCGCCCCGACAACCCGCTGCTGCCCAACTACAAGTACGTGCCGATCGGTTATCACGGCCGCGCCTCGACCATCCGCACGTCCGGCACCGATGTACGCCGGCCCAAGGGCCAGACCTTGCCGGCCGGGCACACCGAGCCGAGCTTCGGCCCTTGCGCGCGGCTGGACTACGAACTGGAACTGGGCATCTGGATTGGCCAGGGCAATGACATGGGCCAGGCGATCCCGATTGGCGATGCTGCCGAGCACGTAGCCGGCCTGTGCCTGCTCAACGACTGGTCGGCGCGTGATATCCAGGCTTGGGAATACCAGCCCTTGGGGCCGTTCCTGTCCAAAAGCTTCATTACCACCATCTCGCCTTGGGTGGTCACGGCTGAAGCGCTGGAGCCGTTCCGCTGCGCCCAGCCGGCACGCCCGGATGGCGACCCGCAGCCACTGTCGTACCTGCTGGACAAGCGCGACCAGGCCGCCGGTGCATTCGATATCGAACTCGAAGTGCTGCTGCTGACCGAGCGCATGCGCGAGCAGGGCGCTGCCCCGCACCGCCTGACCCTGAGCAACACCCGCAGCATGTACTGGACCGTGGCGCAGCTGGTGGCGCACCACAGCGTCAACGGCTGCCAACTGCAGCCGGGCGACCTGTTCGGTTCGGGCACATTGTCGGGCGCCACGCCGGGTTCGCATGGCAGCCTGCTGGAGATCACCGAAGGCGGCAAGCTGCCAGTTGAACTGGCCAGCGGCGAGGTGCGCAAGTTCCTCGAAGACGGCGACGAGATCATCCTGCGTGCCCGCTGCAGCCGTGACGGCGTGGCCAGCATCGGCTTCGGCGAATGCCGTGGCACGGTCATCGCGGCCAACTGAGGAGGCAGGGGCATGGAGCTGTACACTTATTACCGTTCCACTTCGTCCTACCGGGTGCGCATTGCCCTGGCACTGAAGGGGCTGGCTTACCAGTCCCTGCCGGTCAACCTGCTACAGGGTGAGCAGCGGGGTGCGGGCTATGTCGCCGTCAACCCGCAGGGCCGCGTGCCGGCCTTGCGTACCGACGGCGGCGAATTGCTGGTGCAGTCACCCGCGATCATCGAGTACCTGGAAGAGGTTTATCCACAGCCTGCACTGCTGCCGGCCACGGCCGAAGCGCGCGCCAAGGTACGCGGCGTGGCGGCAATCATTGGCTGCGACGTTCATCCGCTACACAACGTCAGCGTGCTCAACCGGTTGCGCCAGGCCGGCCAGGACGAAGGCCAGGTCAACCAGTGGATCGGCCACTGGATCAGCCAGGGGTTGGCAGCGGTGGAGCAACTGATCGGTGACCATGGCTTTTGCTTCGGTGAGCAACCCGGGCTGGCGGATGTGTACCTGATCCCGCAGCTTTATGCCGCCGAGCGCTTCAATATCGACCTCGACAGCTTCCCGCGCATCCTCCGGGTTGCCGCCCTGGCGGCCGTGCACCCGGCATTCGCCAAGGCCCACCCAGCCCAGCAGCCGGACAGCCCGGCTCAGTGAAGGGAACGGTTCGCCGTCGGAAGCTTGCCGATCCGCTCGGACAGCTTCAGGCGCTGGACCGGGTCATCTGTCAGCAGTAACGCATGCTCCAGGTCGAAGCGCTCGGCCTGTGGGCAGTCCAGGTGCTGGTACAGCGAGGCGCGGGTCACGTAGTCGCTGACTTGAACCGGGCCCAGCTGCATGATCCGCTCGGCATCGATCAAGGCCGCCAGGTGATTGTCGTTACTGATGTGCAGCTGGCGCAGGTTGCGTGACAGCCGTTGCAGCATCTGCAGCGGGCTGGCGCTGCGCAGGTGCTCCGCCGTCAGCGCAACGTGCGGGCCGAACTGGCGCGCCAGCAGCTCACGGCAATCATTGGGGTACAGGCGTCGGCCACCACAGGGGTCAAGCAGGTGGTCGGCACCCGGCACGCGCAGCAGGAAATGGCCAGGGAAGCCCACACCCTCCAGCGGGATGGACAGCCGCTGGGCCAGCTCCAGGGCAAGGATGGCCAAGGTCAGTGGTTGGCCACGGCGGCGTTGTAGCACCTTGTCCATCATCGCGGCCTGCGGGCGCAGGGGGTGGTACTCATCCTGCTGAAAGCCCAGGGCATTGAGTTGTCGCAGCAGTGGCTGGGCCAGTTCACACAGTGGCAGCATCGGCAGGTTGGCGCTGATCTCACGCTGCAGGTCATGCAGCATGGCAAGGCTGGCCGCGGGCTCGACGCTGCGGTCGTGCTCGGCGGCCATCCACAATGCGGCTTCCAGCAGGGCGACAGGCTCGCGTTCCAGGCAGGCCAGGCAGGCTTGACGTGGCTTCATGGGGTATCTCCACACACGCTTGAGTATTAGCTGTGGCGGGCGGTTTCGTCCAGTGGTCCGGCGGCCACGCCAGCTTCGGGGCCGTGCCTATACTGGAAGGAGCACCTCGTGGGGGAGCCTGTCGATGTTCGCACTGATGCAAAGCACCCGTACCCAGTCACTGCACCTGTTCAACGACCCGGCGACGGGCCTGAAAGCGGTTGTGGCGATCCACAGCGAGCAGCTGGGCCCAGCCATGGGCGGTTGCCGCTATCTGCCGTACGCCGATGACGAAAGCGCCATGACCGACGCCATTCGCCTGGCCCAAGGCATGAGCTACAAGGCGGCGCTGGCGGGCTTGCCGCTGGGTGGGGGCAAGGCGGTGATCATGCGCAACCCGCATGTGGAGAACCGCGCCGCGCTGTTCGAGGCCTTTGGCCGCTTCATCGATACCTTGCATGGGCGCTTCATCATCGCTGTGGACAGTGGCACCTCGACCCTGGACATGGACTGCATCGCCCAGAGCACCCCCCATGTGACCAGCACCACGGCCTCCGGTGACCCCTCGCCACATGCGGCGATGGGGGTGTTCGCCGGCATTCGTGCCACCACCTCGTTCCGGCTGGGCAGCGATGACCTCAGAGGGCTGCGGGTAGCGGTACAGGGGCTGGGCAATGTCGGGTATGCGCTGGCGGAGCAACTGCATGCGGTGGGCGCGGAGCTGCTGGTCAGCGACCTGGACCCAGGGCGTGTGCGCTTGGCGATGGAGCAGTTCGATGCAAAACCTGTGACCAACGATGCGTTGATCAGCACCCCTTGCGACATCTTCGCACCCTGCGGCGTGGGGCCGGTACTGAACGGGCAGAGCGTGATGCAGCTGCGCTGTGCGGCAGTGGCGGGGGCGGCCAACAACCAGCTGACTACCTTGCAGGTGGCAGACCAGTTGGAGTCCCGCGGGATACTGTATGCGCCAGACTACGTGATAAATGCTGGCGGGCTTATCTACGTGGCGCTGACCCACCGGGGCGAGGACCTGGGCACCATTACCGCGCACCTGGCGCGCATTCCTTCACGGCTGACCGAAGTATTTGGCCATGCACAGGCGGAAAAGCGTTCGCCGGCGCGGGTGGCGCAGATGCTGGCGGAGCGGTTGTTGTATGGCTGAAGGTTGATACTGGCTTTGCTGGCCTATTCGCGGGCTTGCCCGCTCCCACAGGTAGGGTGCCATTTTTTGGCTGTGCGCTGTACCTGTGGGAGCTGGCTTGCCGGCGATGAGGCCGGTGCAGGTATTTACTCTGCTGCGGGCGCTTCGAGCAGTTCGGCCAACGCATCCGGCTGGCTTTTGAACGCCCGAGCGAACACATCGCGATTCTTGGCCATGTAGATACCGGCTTCCTCGACCTGCTGCTCGGTCAGCGAGGGCACCGCTTTGTGCAGCACTTCAGCGAGGCGCTCGGCCAGTTCGAGCATCTTGTCGTGACGGTCTGCTTCGGCCTTATCCATAAACAAGCGCTCCGGGTCGCGGCTGCTGCGGTACACCACTTCGACGGCCATTCATCACCTCTATGCCTTTTTGCTGGTTGTGTTGCGATTTACTGTATCTATATACAGTAATGGCAATATTGGTTGGTTCGCAAGCAGAAATTGTAGCGTGACCAAGGGAAGCAGTACCTGTGGGAGCGGATTCACCCGCGAAGGGCCGGCCCAGGCGACCTGGCTTCTTGCCATGCCCAAAGTGCCTTGCGGCAATCGGTCGCCTTCCAAGACAGGGGCCTGGCCCTTTAACTGCATGGCACAAGCGTCACACGGGTGACGCATCATCCTTAAAGTCGTATCGGGGAATGGAACATCGTGAACATCAAATGGGCAGAAAAACTGCGCAAGGGCCTGCACGGCTCGGCCGACTCGCTGGGCAACCTGTGCGTCGAGGCGTTCCATTACCTGGCGTTGTTCGGCATTGGCGCGATCACCGCCTACGCGGCGGTGGCGACGTTCCTGGAAATGCTGGGCAAGGGCGGGATCAGCGTCGATGACATCTTGCTGCTGTTCATCTACCTGGAGCTGGGGGCGATGGTCGGTATCTACTTCAAGACCAACCACATGCCGATCCGCTTCCTGCTGTACGTGGCCATCACCGCGCTTACCCGCCTGCTGATCGGCGATGTCTCGCACCACAAGGCACCGGACGAAGGGTTGCTGTACCTGTGCGGGGGCATCCTGTTGCTGGCGTTCTCGATCCTGGTGGTGCGCTACGCCTCGTACCGCTACCCCTCGACCAAGGTGCTGGATGCCAATGGCAAGGCAGTGGAGGAGGGCAAGTAGCCCTCAGTTGGCAACGAAATGGCGCGGCTCGTGTCGGGCGTCACGGGTGAGCGCGGCCAGCACCTGCATGGGGTTCTGGCTGAGTTCAATGGCAAGGCCCAGGCGGATGCTGTCGATCACCCGTTGCAGGCGCACCGGGTCGTTGCGCTGGGCCTGGGTGATGAGGCGCTTGGCGACTACGCCGGCGTCGTCCGAGAGGGTCAGCATGATGCTGCCGTCGAGGTTGGCGATGCTCAGGTTGACCCGGTATTCGGGGGCGAATGCAGCACTGATTCGGTCGAAAGGGTTGTTCATGCCTGGGGCCCTGCTAAGAATGTCTGCAGAAGTTGACCGGGCGATGCCAGGTTGGTTCCTGCAAGGCAATTAGCCATTATCGCAACTACACTCCTTGAATCGCAGCCGCGACGCATGGCCAGTGGCCGGCAAAGGAGTGCCCGTGGTTCCCTCATCTGCAGCCCGTCAACGTGGCGCAATTGGCCTCATGGCGGTGATAACCCTGGGCCTTGCCCTGTTGTTCATGCTGGTGGTGATCGACAGCGGCCGCCTGTACCTGGAGCAGCGCAAGCTGCAGCGCATTGCCGACATGTCGGCGCTGGAGGCGGCAGGCCAGTTTGCCGTGTGCACTGGCAGCGGGCCCCAGGCCAACGCGATTGCCCGCACCGCCGCCACCCGCAACGGCCACGCGGCCAGCAACCCGCTGACCACAAGTTGCGGGTACTTGCAGACCGGCGCCAACAGCTTGCGCACCTTCACCAGTGACAACAATCGCAATGAAGCCATCCGCGTGGATGTGAGCAACACGGTGCCCACCAGTGTTGCGGCGGGGGTGTATAGCCTGGCGCAGGGCAGTGGTGTGCCGTTGACCACGACCTTGCAGGCGCACGCGGTGGCATCGTCGCCGCTGCCGCCGCAGGCGATGTTGACCATTCGGACCACGCTGGCGACCGTCGATTCGCGGCAGTCGGTTTTGCTCAATGCACTGCTCGGCGCCTTGGGCGGTTCCGTTCAGCTTGATGTAGCCGGCTGGCAAGGCATCGCCAGCACCCAACTCAATTTGCTCCACTATCTCGACCAGTTGGCCATCGACCTCAAGCTCAAGGCAGGCGACTACCAGCAATTGCTCACTGCCAACGCCACCGCTACGCAATTGCTGCAAGCGGCTGTAAAGGTGTTGCAGCAGAGCGGTGCAGCGGCAAATGTGGTGACCAACCTTGGCAAGCTGGCCCTCGGTGCCAGCAACAGTACGTTGCTGCAGCTGGGCGACTTGCTCGATATTCAGAACGGTACGGCGCAGGCCGGGCTGGACGCCAATATTCAGTTGCTGCAATTGGTGCAGGGAGTCATTCAGCTGGCGGTCAGCGAAAGTGCGGCAACGGTGGATTTACCCATAACCGTGTTAGGGCTGGTCAATGGCCGGGTGCGTCTGAAGGTGATCGAGCCTCAGCAGATTTCGGCGGTGGGCGACCCGCGCACGAATGAGTTGCGGGTGCATACCGCACAGGTGCGGGCGATGATTTCGCTAGAGTTGCCATTGCTGGATTCGGTGTTCGGGCTCGCCAACGCAGTGCTCGACCTGGTGTCGCCGCTGACCAACGTGATCAATAACCTGCTCAGCCTGAACCTGGCCAGCACGTTGCAATCGGTGCTCTGCCTGGTGGGCATACCCTGCACGGTCAGTGACATCATTCTGGTGCCAGATAAACTGTCGCTGGATATAGGGCTGGAGGTTGCCGAGGCCACCACGCGTCTCAACCCCCAATCACCCGATACGTTCAGTTGCTCACCCAAGCGTCTGACGACGCAAACCCAGAGCTCAGCGGCCAAGGTTGCAGTCGGGCGTTTTGAGTCCGCCAATGCGTTCTTCACCAATGGCACCACGGCCGTAAAGGCTTTACCGTTGGTAGACATCGGTTCCAAGCGATGCACTCGGCTTTTGATACTGCCTGCAACCTGTGAGGCCCGTATTCCCTTCGTCGGCGGCGGCCTCGGCCTGCGGGTCAACAGCAAGCTGCTGGGCAGCGGTGCCGTGGAGCGCCCGCTGATCTTCCAGGCGCCCAACAGCACCCCGCCAAACATTGGCCTTACCCCCGCTTACCAAAGCATGCAAACCGCCAACAGCAACGTGGTTGGCAGCCTCACCGACACGCTGCAAGGCATACAACTGGAAGCTTACAAACCCACCGTCAATAGCGGCCTCGGCGACGTGCTGGTTATCGTTGGCAGCGTGCTTAGCGGCGTCAAGGGCATTGTCGAGCCCCTGATCAAAAACCTGCTGAGCCCCTTGCTTGACCCCTTGGTGAACGTGCTGCTGAAAGTATTGGGCATCGACCTGGTCAACGCGGAAGTCGGCGCCAACCTCAGTTGCTCTGGCGGCCGCGCTCAGCTGGCGTTGTAGAGCGGCAACCACACCCGCAAGCATGCCCCCTCGTTGCCGTTGTGCGCTTCCAGCCGGCCGCCCATTGCTTCGACGATGCTGTGGCTGACCGACAAACCGAGGCCGGTGCCCATACCGGCGGGCTTGGTGGTGAAGAACGGTTCGAAGATGCGCTCGAGCAGGCGCGGGTCGATGCCGCCGCCGTTATCTTCCACCAGCAGGCACAGTTGCCCTTCCTCGACGCGCTGGCTCACACTGATCCGCGGCTTGGCAACCCGCCGTTCGAGCAGCGCATCACGGGCATTGACCAGCAGGTTGATCAGCACCTGTTCGAGCTGGTCCTCATGGCCCAGTACTTCCGGGCACAGGTCGGGCTCTTCGATGTGCAATGCCACGCCTTTGCCGGTCAACCCTTCCGCCAGCAACCCCAGCGCACCGTGCACTGCTACCCACGCCGCGAACACATGCTGTTCGACCTCGGAGCGGCGCCCATAGGTGCGCAGGTGCTCCACCAGGTGCGCCACGCGCTCCACCTGGGCGTCGATGCGTTGCAGCTTGCCCGTCACGTACTCGGCATCGACCTCACCGCTTTCCAGGCGCTTGAGGGTATTGACCAGCGCCAGGCGCATGGTGCTCAACGGCTGGTTGATTTCATGCACCAGGCCCGTTGCCAATTCGCCCAAGGTGGCCATCTTGGCCCCTTGCAGCAGTTGCTGCTGGCTGTGGCGTACCTCGGTATTGTCGCGCCCCACCGCCTGCACTTCCTGCAACTGGCCGTGCTCATCGAACAGGCCACGCTCGGCCCACACCCACCAGGCTGTTCTGCGCCCGGGCAGTTGCAGGCAGATTTCGGCACTGGCCAAGGGCTGCGCCGGCGTCAACCGCGCCAGGCGCTGGAGAAAGGCCGCACGTTGGCTGTCGGATAGCCACTGACCAAGGTTCATGCCCGTCAATTGTTGGGGTGCGCACTCCAGCTGTTCGGCTAGCGGGTGGTTGCCAAACAGCAGTTCGAGGTCTGGGCGGTAGCGGCAGATCATGGCCGGCGAGTCTTCTACCAGCACGCGGTAGCGCTCCTCGCTCTGGCGCACTTGCTCGGCCGCCTCGGTCGCTTCGCTGACGTCCAGCCACAGGCCGACTGCCTCGACAGGCTGGCCCAGGTCGTCACGCAGCAGGCGGGCTTCGTCCAGTATCCAGTGGTAGCGGCCAAGGTGGTCGCGCAGGCGGTAGCGGCTGCGGGCCTGGCCGTCGCGCAACAGCGTGCGGGTGCGTTCCAGCCACAACCAGCGGTCGTCGGGGTGCAGCGTCTGGCCTGGCTGGCGGGCCTGTTCGCTGTCCTGCTCCCAGCCCAGCAGTGGCGTCAGGCTGGCGCTGAAGAATTCACTGTGCAGTGCGCCTTCGGCATAGCGCTGGACGTAAATCACTGCGGGCGAGCTGGCGATCAGGTTTTCCAGCCGCGCGCGTGCGGCGCCGGCCTGCAGCTCCTGGGCCTTCAGCGCGCTGATATCGAGCAGAAATCCTTGGACCTGACGGCCTTGCAACTGGCCTACCCACTGCAGCCAGCGCGGGCTTGCCAGGCTGTTGGCTGGCAGAAGGCGCAGGCTCAGGTTCAAGGCGATGCCTTCGCGCAGTTGCTCCAGCGCCATGCGTGCGGCTTCGCGGTCGGCCGGGTGCAAGCGCCCCAACCATTGCTCGGCGGTGGCTTCCGGCGGTACGCCCAGG belongs to Pseudomonas putida NBRC 14164 and includes:
- a CDS encoding IclR family transcriptional regulator; translated protein: MTKASSSADNGKQKVRSAEVGTDILKALAELSPSTSLSRLSEHVQMPASKVHRYLQALIASGFAEQDAATNHYGLGREALRVGLAALGSIDVLKIAALPLSQLRDELNESCFIAVWGNQGATVVSIEPAVRAVTVVTQMGSVLPLLTSSTGLVFAAYLPERETVELRDRELAALQQSADDYQAVLAGIRERGLHHVHGLLMPGVDALSAPVFNAMGQVAAVMTVVGPTSIFHADEHGPAAQRLLAAARETSWRMGYSPAA
- the maiA gene encoding maleylacetoacetate isomerase; the protein is MELYTYYRSTSSYRVRIALALKGLAYQSLPVNLLQGEQRGAGYVAVNPQGRVPALRTDGGELLVQSPAIIEYLEEVYPQPALLPATAEARAKVRGVAAIIGCDVHPLHNVSVLNRLRQAGQDEGQVNQWIGHWISQGLAAVEQLIGDHGFCFGEQPGLADVYLIPQLYAAERFNIDLDSFPRILRVAALAAVHPAFAKAHPAQQPDSPAQ
- a CDS encoding DUF3509 domain-containing protein — translated: MNNPFDRISAAFAPEYRVNLSIANLDGSIMLTLSDDAGVVAKRLITQAQRNDPVRLQRVIDSIRLGLAIELSQNPMQVLAALTRDARHEPRHFVAN
- a CDS encoding phosphate-starvation-inducible protein PsiE; amino-acid sequence: MNIKWAEKLRKGLHGSADSLGNLCVEAFHYLALFGIGAITAYAAVATFLEMLGKGGISVDDILLLFIYLELGAMVGIYFKTNHMPIRFLLYVAITALTRLLIGDVSHHKAPDEGLLYLCGGILLLAFSILVVRYASYRYPSTKVLDANGKAVEEGK
- a CDS encoding Leu/Phe/Val dehydrogenase, producing the protein MFALMQSTRTQSLHLFNDPATGLKAVVAIHSEQLGPAMGGCRYLPYADDESAMTDAIRLAQGMSYKAALAGLPLGGGKAVIMRNPHVENRAALFEAFGRFIDTLHGRFIIAVDSGTSTLDMDCIAQSTPHVTSTTASGDPSPHAAMGVFAGIRATTSFRLGSDDLRGLRVAVQGLGNVGYALAEQLHAVGAELLVSDLDPGRVRLAMEQFDAKPVTNDALISTPCDIFAPCGVGPVLNGQSVMQLRCAAVAGAANNQLTTLQVADQLESRGILYAPDYVINAGGLIYVALTHRGEDLGTITAHLARIPSRLTEVFGHAQAEKRSPARVAQMLAERLLYG
- a CDS encoding SirB1 family protein, translated to MKPRQACLACLEREPVALLEAALWMAAEHDRSVEPAASLAMLHDLQREISANLPMLPLCELAQPLLRQLNALGFQQDEYHPLRPQAAMMDKVLQRRRGQPLTLAILALELAQRLSIPLEGVGFPGHFLLRVPGADHLLDPCGGRRLYPNDCRELLARQFGPHVALTAEHLRSASPLQMLQRLSRNLRQLHISNDNHLAALIDAERIMQLGPVQVSDYVTRASLYQHLDCPQAERFDLEHALLLTDDPVQRLKLSERIGKLPTANRSLH
- the fahA gene encoding fumarylacetoacetase, yielding MNHTANARSWVEHANGHSDFPLQNLPMGIFSRPGEARRCGVAIGDAILDLEAVLAAGLFDGAAKAAVEATRGGALNAFFALGRSARVALRERLQVLLGEHSEHQAALQAALYPASACQLHVPAQIGDYTDFYVGIEHAKNVGKLFRPDNPLLPNYKYVPIGYHGRASTIRTSGTDVRRPKGQTLPAGHTEPSFGPCARLDYELELGIWIGQGNDMGQAIPIGDAAEHVAGLCLLNDWSARDIQAWEYQPLGPFLSKSFITTISPWVVTAEALEPFRCAQPARPDGDPQPLSYLLDKRDQAAGAFDIELEVLLLTERMREQGAAPHRLTLSNTRSMYWTVAQLVAHHSVNGCQLQPGDLFGSGTLSGATPGSHGSLLEITEGGKLPVELASGEVRKFLEDGDEIILRARCSRDGVASIGFGECRGTVIAAN
- a CDS encoding SDR family oxidoreductase, yielding MSEPVRLQDRVVIVTGAGGGLGRAHALLFAARGAKVVVNDLGGSTHGEGASASAADRVVEQIRAAGGIAIANHDSVSQGARIVEQALDSFGRVDVLVNNAGILRDKTFHKMDDSDWEQVYQVHVEGAYKVTRAAWPHLREQNWGRVIFTASTSGIYGNFGQANYGMAKLGLYGLTRTLAIEGRKHGILVNAIAPTGGTRMTEGLIPPQVFERLKPELVSPLVVYLGSEQCQGTGELFEVGGGWVGKVRWERSLGVGFDPREGFTPEQVAENWARIGDFDGAVHPQDSLQALQQMMANLQKYPLS
- the hmgA gene encoding homogentisate 1,2-dioxygenase, producing MIRDTSPDLHYLSGFGNEFASEALPGALPVGQNSPQKAPYGLYAELLSGTAFTMARSELRRTWLYRIRPSALHPRFERLARQPLTAPLGAINPNRLRWSPQPIPAEPTDFIEGWLPMVANAPAQKPAGVSIYIYCANRSMERVFFNADGELLLVPEQGRLRIATELGVMEVGPLEIAVIPRGMKFRVELLDGQARGYLAENHGAPLRIPELGPIGSNGLANPRDFLTPVAHYEEAEGPVQLVQKFLGEHWACELQHSPLDVVAWHGSNVPYKYDLRRFNTIGTVSFDHPDPSIFTVLTSPTSVHGLANMDFVIFPPRWMVAENTFRPPWFHRNLMNEFMGLISGAYDAKAEGFLPGGASLHGVMSAHGPDAETCEKAIAADLAPHKIDNTMAFMFETSQVLRPSQRALECPQLQADYDSCWATLPSTFNPNRR
- a CDS encoding YebG family protein gives rise to the protein MAVEVVYRSSRDPERLFMDKAEADRHDKMLELAERLAEVLHKAVPSLTEQQVEEAGIYMAKNRDVFARAFKSQPDALAELLEAPAAE